In Qipengyuania psychrotolerans, one DNA window encodes the following:
- a CDS encoding solute:sodium symporter family transporter, translated as MPPSSILFTLASCVFFMGLVGWISWFKTRGTVDDKDGYFLAGRGLGATFIAGSLLLTNLSAEQLIGLNGSAYGHNMSSMAWEVTAAVATIAMALIFLPKYLAGAFTTLPQFLADRFDEGVRRLSVILFMLGYGLVTIPSVLYSGSIAVMQLFDVPALTGLDYVPALIATVVIIGVTGAIYAVLGGLRAVAISDTINGIGLLIIGILIPVLGLIALGGGDFAEGLGRLTSDHPEKLDAIGSSTDPTPFGTLFTGMIFANLFYWCTNQYVIQRTLGARSLAEGQKGVLASGFFKIMVPFMMMIPGVIAYHLYGPDFATIDQAYPRLVNDLLPVYLSGFFLAVLLGAVFSSFNSLLNSAATLFALDVYAPTRKGPVDDKTLVRVAKIASVAIALFSFAVAPLLHFAEAGLWQVIRIFTGFYNIPTIAIVIVGLFTRRVPALGAKIAILFHVITYGLLRFVFDDAVTLHFIHQYALLFAAEIAIMLGVGYWKPLKQAWTFTAREEVDLTEWRFAKPLAITLFSCVIALYLLFSPLALASSGGFSAVFYSLLAVLVAANIAMWGFVRMRAFS; from the coding sequence ATGCCGCCAAGCAGCATTCTATTCACGCTCGCATCCTGCGTGTTTTTCATGGGACTGGTGGGCTGGATCAGCTGGTTCAAGACCCGCGGGACCGTGGACGACAAGGACGGCTATTTCCTCGCCGGGCGGGGGTTAGGGGCGACGTTTATTGCAGGGTCGCTGCTGCTGACCAACCTGTCGGCCGAACAGCTGATCGGCCTGAACGGGTCTGCTTATGGACACAATATGTCCAGCATGGCCTGGGAGGTTACCGCTGCAGTGGCGACCATCGCCATGGCACTGATTTTCCTTCCTAAATACCTGGCAGGGGCATTTACCACGCTGCCGCAATTCCTTGCCGACAGGTTCGATGAAGGGGTCAGGCGATTATCGGTGATCCTGTTCATGCTCGGCTATGGCCTCGTGACGATCCCGTCTGTCCTTTATTCCGGCTCAATAGCCGTGATGCAGCTGTTCGACGTGCCGGCACTGACCGGGCTCGATTATGTGCCCGCCCTGATTGCGACCGTTGTCATCATCGGCGTGACGGGTGCGATCTATGCAGTTCTTGGCGGTCTGAGAGCGGTTGCGATTTCGGACACGATCAACGGGATTGGCCTGTTGATCATCGGGATTCTTATCCCGGTACTTGGCCTGATCGCGCTTGGCGGCGGTGACTTTGCCGAAGGTCTCGGGCGGCTCACCAGCGATCATCCGGAAAAACTCGATGCCATCGGGTCCAGCACGGACCCGACGCCGTTCGGTACCCTCTTCACCGGCATGATCTTCGCCAATCTGTTTTATTGGTGCACCAACCAATATGTAATCCAGCGCACTCTGGGCGCGCGTTCTTTGGCGGAAGGACAGAAGGGCGTTCTCGCGTCCGGGTTTTTCAAGATCATGGTGCCCTTCATGATGATGATCCCGGGCGTCATCGCATATCACCTTTACGGTCCGGACTTTGCGACCATCGACCAGGCCTATCCGCGGCTCGTGAACGATCTGCTACCTGTCTACCTGTCTGGCTTCTTTCTCGCAGTGCTGCTGGGAGCCGTATTCAGCTCGTTCAATTCACTGCTCAACAGCGCGGCGACCTTGTTTGCGCTCGATGTCTACGCACCGACGCGCAAAGGTCCCGTCGATGACAAGACGCTGGTCCGTGTTGCCAAGATTGCCAGTGTCGCGATCGCCCTGTTCTCCTTCGCCGTCGCGCCGCTGTTGCATTTCGCCGAGGCCGGTTTGTGGCAGGTGATCCGTATCTTCACGGGCTTCTACAACATCCCGACGATTGCCATCGTGATCGTGGGCCTTTTCACGCGGCGGGTGCCTGCCTTGGGCGCGAAGATCGCAATCCTTTTCCACGTCATCACATACGGCTTGCTACGCTTCGTGTTCGACGATGCGGTGACACTGCATTTCATCCATCAATACGCGCTGTTGTTCGCGGCAGAGATCGCGATCATGCTCGGCGTAGGATACTGGAAGCCGCTGAAGCAGGCATGGACTTTCACGGCCCGCGAGGAAGTGGATCTGACGGAATGGCGCTTTGCCAAGCCGCTGGCGATCACTCTCTTCTCCTGCGTGATCGCGCTTTACCTCTTGTTTTCGCCCTTGGCGCTGGCTTCGAGCGGCGGTTTCAGCGCGGTATTTTATTCGCTCTTGGCGGTGCTGGTCGCCGCAAACATCGCAATGTGGGGCTTCGTGAGGATGCGCGCCTTCAGCTGA
- a CDS encoding TauD/TfdA family dioxygenase, whose amino-acid sequence MSDFPAIIEGGGDLAQFLSTNKSAVDAALADAGTLLFRGFDVPDAQAFDAAVRGYGEPGFTYEESLSNAVRVNVTERVFTANEAPPTTEIHLHHEMAQTPLYPSKLFFYCEIAPEKGGATPVCRSDWLLESMTRQHPEIVARFAEHGVRYTNVMPGNDDAASGQGRSWRSTLGVKDRAGAERRLSDLGYEWDWREDDSLRATTPVLPAIRELPDGRKTFFNQLIAAFRGWSDERNEADKSVVFGDGSLITQADMTPAIAAAEELTRDLAWQAGDVALVDNYLAMHGRRPFEGKRRVLASLIS is encoded by the coding sequence ATGAGCGACTTTCCGGCAATCATTGAAGGCGGCGGAGATCTTGCGCAATTTCTGTCCACCAACAAGTCCGCAGTCGACGCGGCTTTGGCCGACGCTGGAACACTGTTGTTTCGCGGGTTCGATGTACCTGATGCGCAGGCGTTTGACGCGGCAGTCAGGGGGTACGGCGAGCCGGGCTTCACTTACGAAGAGTCCCTCTCGAATGCGGTCCGTGTGAACGTAACCGAACGGGTTTTCACGGCCAATGAAGCGCCGCCGACTACCGAAATTCACCTCCATCACGAAATGGCGCAGACACCGCTCTACCCCTCCAAATTGTTCTTCTATTGCGAGATTGCTCCTGAGAAGGGAGGCGCAACGCCCGTGTGCCGTTCTGATTGGTTGCTGGAGAGTATGACGCGGCAGCATCCCGAAATCGTCGCGCGGTTTGCCGAGCACGGCGTACGCTACACCAATGTCATGCCGGGCAACGACGACGCTGCATCCGGTCAGGGGCGAAGCTGGCGAAGCACGCTGGGCGTGAAGGATCGCGCCGGCGCGGAAAGAAGGCTGAGTGACCTGGGGTACGAATGGGATTGGCGAGAGGACGACAGCCTTCGCGCAACGACTCCGGTTCTACCGGCGATCCGCGAGCTTCCTGACGGGCGCAAGACCTTCTTCAATCAGCTTATCGCTGCATTTCGGGGCTGGTCGGATGAGCGCAATGAAGCCGACAAGTCGGTCGTCTTCGGGGATGGCTCGCTCATAACGCAGGCTGACATGACCCCGGCCATAGCCGCAGCCGAGGAACTTACCCGCGATCTGGCCTGGCAGGCAGGCGACGTGGCTTTGGTCGACAATTACCTGGCCATGCACGGGCGCCGCCCTTTCGAAGGAAAGCGCCGCGTGCTTGCATCGCTCATCAGCTGA
- a CDS encoding aldo/keto reductase — MTVNAIPPIGFGFWKVAREDAAQTAYEAIKAGYRHLDCACDYGNEAEIGQGVVRAIADGIVTREDLWITSKLWNTFHAPQHVELGIRKSLQDLGLDYLDLYLIHFPIALEFVPIETRYPPEWVHDPAADNPRMHRAKVPLHETWAAMEALADKGLCRHIGVCNYNSALVHDLMSYARIAPHTLQIEAHPYLIQDKLVRLAHDYAIHVTAFSPLGALSYVELDMAGSGDSVLTETVVQTAAQAHGKSPAQVVLRWGVQRGTSIIPKTSKPERMRENLDIMDFELTGGEMEAISALDAGRRFNDPGVFAQAAFNTFHPIYD; from the coding sequence ATGACAGTAAATGCCATTCCGCCGATCGGCTTCGGATTTTGGAAAGTCGCGCGTGAGGACGCAGCGCAGACCGCATACGAAGCGATCAAGGCCGGCTATCGCCATCTCGACTGCGCGTGCGATTACGGCAACGAGGCAGAGATCGGCCAAGGTGTTGTCCGCGCCATTGCTGATGGAATTGTCACCCGCGAAGATCTGTGGATTACGTCGAAGCTGTGGAACACCTTCCACGCTCCGCAGCATGTCGAGCTTGGGATACGCAAATCGCTGCAAGATCTGGGCCTCGACTATTTAGATCTGTATCTGATCCACTTCCCGATCGCGCTCGAATTCGTGCCGATAGAAACCCGTTATCCGCCGGAGTGGGTCCACGATCCGGCGGCAGACAATCCGCGCATGCACCGTGCCAAGGTGCCGCTTCACGAGACATGGGCCGCGATGGAAGCGCTGGCCGACAAGGGCCTCTGCCGGCACATCGGGGTGTGCAATTACAATTCCGCGCTTGTCCATGACCTGATGAGCTACGCGCGCATTGCACCGCATACGTTGCAGATCGAGGCGCATCCCTATCTGATTCAGGACAAGCTGGTCCGGCTTGCACATGATTACGCGATACACGTGACAGCGTTCTCTCCGCTGGGCGCACTATCCTATGTGGAGCTGGATATGGCTGGTTCAGGCGATAGCGTACTGACAGAAACTGTCGTCCAGACGGCGGCGCAAGCACACGGCAAATCGCCTGCCCAGGTCGTGCTCCGCTGGGGAGTCCAGCGCGGAACCTCCATCATTCCCAAAACGTCGAAGCCTGAAAGGATGCGCGAGAATCTCGACATCATGGATTTCGAGCTGACCGGCGGCGAGATGGAAGCGATCAGCGCGCTCGATGCAGGGCGACGTTTCAACGACCCAGGCGTCTTCGCACAGGCGGCCTTCAACACGTTCCACCCCATCTACGATTGA
- a CDS encoding Gfo/Idh/MocA family protein, which produces MSAKKTYAILGCGMMGREHMRNIALIGGAELVAIADPDEGSRAAAKNLAAELGQKPAFFADAGKMLAEAKPDAVIIASPNFTHFEVVQQVMESGPAILLEKPMCTQLGDARALHEAAQSYAAPIWVGLEYRYMPPVARFIERVHGGETGPVKMVAIREHRFPFLEKVGDWNRFNRNSGGTLVEKCCHFFDLMRVILQDEPVRIFASGAQDVNHLDERYDGQTPDILDNAFVIADFRGGARAMLDLCMFAEGSQQQEDIYALGARGKLEVAIPRASVIWSPRGSSAPVEEPVATPPAALQAGDHWGATYFQLHEFHRCLVQGTDPIIGTLDGLRSVQMGLAAQESIASGMPVSLDFEDYQ; this is translated from the coding sequence ATGAGCGCGAAAAAAACATATGCGATTCTCGGCTGCGGGATGATGGGCCGCGAACACATGCGCAATATTGCTCTGATCGGCGGTGCCGAGCTGGTGGCGATTGCCGATCCTGACGAAGGTTCTCGGGCGGCTGCGAAAAATCTTGCGGCGGAGCTGGGCCAGAAACCTGCATTTTTTGCCGACGCCGGCAAGATGCTGGCTGAGGCCAAGCCTGATGCGGTGATCATCGCCTCCCCCAATTTCACCCATTTCGAAGTCGTGCAGCAAGTGATGGAAAGCGGCCCGGCAATTCTGCTCGAAAAGCCGATGTGCACTCAGCTTGGCGATGCCCGTGCGCTGCATGAGGCGGCGCAATCCTATGCGGCTCCGATCTGGGTCGGCCTCGAATACCGCTACATGCCTCCCGTCGCCCGCTTTATCGAGCGCGTGCATGGTGGTGAGACCGGACCGGTAAAAATGGTTGCCATCCGCGAGCACCGCTTCCCCTTTCTGGAGAAAGTCGGCGATTGGAACCGGTTCAACCGCAACAGCGGCGGAACGCTGGTCGAGAAATGCTGCCATTTCTTCGACCTGATGAGAGTGATCTTGCAGGATGAACCGGTCCGGATTTTCGCCAGCGGCGCTCAGGACGTGAATCACCTTGATGAACGCTACGATGGTCAGACCCCGGACATCCTCGACAACGCATTTGTCATTGCCGACTTCAGGGGAGGCGCACGGGCCATGCTCGACCTTTGCATGTTTGCCGAAGGGTCCCAGCAGCAGGAAGACATCTATGCGCTTGGCGCCCGGGGAAAGCTGGAGGTCGCGATTCCGAGGGCCAGCGTCATCTGGTCTCCGCGAGGCAGCAGCGCGCCTGTGGAAGAGCCAGTCGCAACTCCGCCCGCCGCACTGCAAGCGGGCGATCATTGGGGCGCGACCTATTTCCAGCTCCATGAATTTCACCGATGCCTTGTCCAGGGCACCGACCCGATTATCGGTACGCTCGACGGACTGCGATCGGTGCAGATGGGCTTGGCCGCGCAGGAAAGTATTGCTTCAGGCATGCCCGTTTCGCTCGATTTCGAGGACTATCAATGA
- the sppA gene encoding signal peptide peptidase SppA: protein MHFAGKVWRLLVGVKDGLVLLFMLLFFGLLFAVLTARPSPAQVREGALVLELDGVVVEERSRIDPLQALLASQAPVGEYQVRDVVRALDAAAGDERIDAVVLDLEKFVGAGQVHLQDIGEAMDRVRAADKPVLTYAIAYADDGVFLASHASEVWLNPLGGAIVTGPGGNRLYYKGLLEKLNVNARVYKVGQYKSAVEPYTETGMSDAARENAQALYGALWEEWQANVKKARPSADLDLVTKSPAAWVEAAQGDLSKAALDAGLVDKLGTRDEFNARLVELVGEDKWSTLPNAFPATDYNAWLKDNPAPSGGKPIGVVTIAGEIVDGEAGPGTAGGARIAGLLDEALESDFAGLVVRVDSPGGSVLASEEIRDAILRHKARGIPIAVSMANVAASGGYWVATPADRIFAEPDTITGSIGIFAVLPTFEDAAAGIGVTSDGVRTGPLSGQPDVIGGLTPEVDRILQASIEDGYRDFLNRVSNARNMTMEQADTVGQGRVWDGGTARQLQLVDEYGGIEEALAWVAAQAELESGGWHAAYLGSKPSTADTLLRQMLASEEEAQGRDVFALFAQNEVNAFEAVAADAQRLLAAKGVQAYCLTCPRQETSSKSSPLAEGWFARLPAVIAN from the coding sequence ATGCATTTTGCGGGCAAGGTTTGGCGACTGTTGGTTGGCGTGAAGGACGGGCTCGTCCTTCTGTTCATGCTGCTGTTCTTCGGATTGCTGTTCGCGGTTCTGACCGCCCGGCCAAGCCCTGCACAAGTGCGTGAAGGAGCGCTCGTCCTCGAACTCGACGGTGTCGTTGTCGAAGAACGCTCCCGGATCGACCCACTCCAAGCCTTGCTCGCATCTCAGGCCCCGGTGGGTGAATACCAGGTCCGCGATGTCGTCCGGGCACTCGACGCTGCTGCCGGTGACGAGCGCATCGATGCGGTTGTCCTTGATCTCGAGAAATTTGTCGGTGCCGGACAAGTCCACTTGCAGGACATTGGCGAGGCGATGGACCGGGTCCGTGCAGCGGACAAGCCGGTGCTCACCTATGCCATAGCCTATGCCGACGACGGCGTGTTTCTCGCCTCCCACGCCAGCGAAGTCTGGCTGAACCCGTTGGGCGGTGCAATCGTGACCGGCCCGGGCGGAAACCGCCTGTATTACAAGGGCCTGCTGGAAAAGCTGAACGTCAACGCCCGTGTTTACAAGGTGGGCCAGTACAAGAGCGCGGTCGAACCCTATACCGAAACGGGCATGTCCGATGCCGCACGCGAAAATGCTCAGGCACTTTACGGCGCGCTCTGGGAAGAGTGGCAGGCCAACGTCAAGAAGGCACGGCCGTCCGCCGATCTCGATCTCGTCACAAAAAGCCCGGCAGCCTGGGTCGAGGCAGCGCAAGGCGACTTGTCGAAGGCCGCGCTCGATGCCGGTCTCGTCGACAAGCTGGGAACGCGTGACGAATTCAACGCGCGCCTTGTCGAACTCGTTGGGGAGGACAAGTGGAGCACCCTGCCCAATGCCTTCCCCGCAACCGATTACAACGCCTGGCTGAAAGACAATCCGGCACCTTCGGGCGGCAAGCCAATCGGCGTGGTGACCATCGCCGGCGAAATCGTCGATGGCGAAGCAGGTCCGGGCACTGCAGGCGGTGCCCGCATCGCGGGCCTGCTCGACGAAGCGCTGGAGAGTGATTTTGCCGGGTTGGTGGTTCGCGTCGATTCCCCGGGCGGATCGGTTTTGGCGAGCGAGGAAATCCGTGACGCGATCCTGCGGCACAAGGCGCGCGGCATCCCCATCGCGGTATCGATGGCCAATGTGGCCGCAAGCGGCGGCTATTGGGTTGCCACGCCGGCCGACCGCATCTTCGCAGAACCAGATACGATTACAGGTTCAATCGGCATCTTCGCTGTCCTGCCGACATTCGAAGACGCAGCCGCCGGCATCGGCGTGACCAGCGATGGAGTGCGCACCGGTCCGCTTTCCGGACAACCTGATGTGATCGGCGGCCTGACGCCCGAGGTTGACCGGATCCTGCAAGCCTCGATCGAAGATGGCTACCGGGACTTTCTTAACCGCGTTTCCAATGCCCGCAACATGACCATGGAGCAGGCCGATACCGTTGGTCAGGGCCGGGTATGGGATGGCGGCACCGCTCGCCAGCTCCAGCTGGTGGATGAGTACGGCGGGATCGAAGAGGCGCTGGCGTGGGTCGCGGCGCAGGCCGAACTTGAAAGCGGCGGCTGGCATGCCGCTTATCTGGGGTCCAAGCCCAGCACTGCCGACACCTTGCTTCGCCAGATGCTGGCCAGCGAGGAAGAGGCGCAGGGCCGTGATGTCTTCGCACTTTTCGCTCAAAATGAAGTGAATGCATTCGAGGCGGTAGCTGCAGACGCGCAGCGTCTTCTGGCGGCCAAGGGCGTTCAGGCATACTGCCTCACTTGCCCCCGTCAGGAAACTTCTTCGAAGAGTTCGCCATTGGCCGAAGGCTGGTTTGCAAGGCTACCTGCGGTGATCGCAAACTGA
- a CDS encoding aspartate carbamoyltransferase catalytic subunit: protein MTSSQTTPHASRYPAGAQAFPHRDLLGIGQLERHEILFLLDEAEQWVSLNRQPNKHSDQLAGLTIINAFFENSTRTLLSFEIAGKRLGADVVNMHAAQSSVKKGETLIDTAITLNAMRADAIVIRHGSSGATGLIADKVDCPVLNAGDGQHEHPTQALLDALALRHALRERGEAGDDFTGLTITICGDILHSRVARSNLLCLQALGATIRLCAPPALMPAGIEGMGAQVFNDFDAALDGADVVMMLRLQSERMSGQFIPSAREYHYLYGLTSARLEKAQEGALVMHPGPMNRGVEIDSEVADLLDRSIITQQVEMGVAIRMACLDVLTRRARGVEGWGDTV, encoded by the coding sequence ATGACATCTTCGCAAACAACGCCGCACGCAAGCCGCTATCCAGCGGGTGCGCAGGCCTTTCCGCATCGCGACTTGCTTGGCATTGGCCAGCTTGAGCGCCACGAGATCCTGTTCCTGCTCGACGAAGCGGAACAATGGGTTTCCCTGAACCGCCAGCCCAACAAGCATAGCGACCAACTGGCCGGCCTGACGATCATCAACGCCTTCTTCGAAAATTCGACGCGGACGCTGCTGAGTTTCGAAATTGCGGGCAAGCGGCTGGGCGCCGACGTAGTCAATATGCATGCCGCCCAGTCGAGCGTGAAGAAGGGCGAAACGCTCATCGACACTGCGATTACGCTCAATGCCATGCGCGCCGATGCGATTGTCATCCGCCATGGGTCGAGCGGGGCGACAGGACTGATCGCCGACAAGGTCGATTGCCCAGTCCTCAACGCAGGTGACGGCCAGCACGAACATCCCACTCAGGCACTGCTCGATGCATTGGCTCTGCGGCACGCCTTGCGTGAGCGTGGCGAGGCCGGGGACGACTTTACCGGCCTCACGATCACGATTTGCGGAGACATCCTGCACAGCCGCGTCGCACGTTCGAACTTGCTGTGTCTTCAAGCGCTGGGCGCCACGATCCGCCTGTGTGCGCCGCCGGCATTGATGCCAGCGGGTATCGAAGGGATGGGCGCGCAAGTATTCAACGACTTCGACGCCGCGCTCGACGGGGCGGACGTGGTCATGATGTTGCGCCTCCAGAGCGAGCGGATGAGCGGACAGTTCATTCCATCGGCGCGCGAATATCACTACCTCTACGGGCTCACCAGCGCACGCCTTGAAAAGGCTCAGGAAGGGGCGCTGGTCATGCACCCCGGACCAATGAATCGCGGGGTGGAAATCGATAGCGAAGTGGCCGATCTTCTCGACCGTTCAATCATAACCCAGCAGGTCGAGATGGGCGTTGCGATCCGCATGGCCTGCCTCGATGTACTGACCCGCCGCGCTCGCGGAGTTGAAGGCTGGGGAGACACCGTATGA
- a CDS encoding dihydroorotase has translation MIQSRPLTIIGGKLVTPEGITDGGLRAEGGKITAVGTVAPQDGDETLDAKGKVIAPGLVDFGVFSVDKPAFHFGGITRAALMPDQSPPLDLPSRVSYIAKSGKPDLWVHPLAAATCGLAGEEIAEIALMQEAGARGIATGRGWIPNSGVMLRMLQYAAMLGLPVVAHAEDAALVAGAVATAGEYATRRGLPSAPAEAEAIAIARDLALAEMAGAHIHFRQVTTRAGLELVRRAKRDGQKVTAGVTPAHFTLSDLATVDFRTFAKLSPPLRSEEDRGAVREAIADGTIDIIASGHDPRGPEGKRLPFSDAEPGMSGAETLLAMVLSLVRDEVIDLARAFELVAANPARLLGVEAGQLAPGFEADIALVDAERPWIVQSARMAASAGNTPFDGQPTQGRVTALWKGGIAIDL, from the coding sequence ATGATCCAGTCCCGACCACTTACAATCATCGGCGGCAAGCTGGTCACTCCCGAGGGCATTACCGACGGCGGATTGCGGGCCGAAGGCGGCAAGATCACTGCTGTCGGCACAGTTGCACCGCAGGATGGCGACGAAACACTCGATGCAAAAGGCAAGGTCATCGCGCCTGGTCTGGTGGACTTCGGAGTCTTCTCTGTCGACAAGCCAGCGTTCCATTTCGGCGGAATTACCCGCGCAGCATTGATGCCGGACCAATCGCCTCCGCTCGACCTGCCAAGCAGGGTGTCCTACATCGCGAAAAGCGGAAAGCCCGATCTGTGGGTGCATCCACTGGCTGCGGCGACGTGCGGGCTTGCTGGCGAAGAAATCGCGGAAATCGCTCTCATGCAGGAAGCTGGCGCACGCGGAATTGCCACCGGGCGTGGCTGGATTCCCAATTCCGGCGTCATGCTGCGGATGCTCCAATACGCAGCGATGCTCGGCTTGCCAGTTGTCGCCCATGCAGAAGACGCTGCATTGGTCGCGGGTGCAGTTGCGACTGCCGGCGAATATGCAACGCGCCGCGGGTTGCCGAGCGCTCCTGCTGAGGCGGAAGCCATCGCAATCGCGCGCGATCTGGCACTGGCCGAGATGGCCGGTGCACACATCCATTTCAGGCAGGTGACAACGCGGGCAGGGCTGGAGCTGGTTCGACGCGCTAAACGGGATGGGCAGAAGGTCACTGCCGGGGTCACGCCTGCGCACTTCACCTTGTCGGACCTCGCTACGGTGGATTTCCGCACATTCGCCAAGCTCTCACCCCCGCTTCGCAGTGAAGAGGACAGGGGAGCCGTGCGCGAAGCCATTGCCGACGGCACGATCGACATTATCGCCAGCGGTCATGATCCTCGGGGGCCAGAAGGCAAGCGTCTGCCTTTTTCCGATGCGGAACCGGGCATGTCGGGTGCGGAAACGCTGCTCGCCATGGTGCTGTCGCTCGTTCGCGACGAAGTGATCGACCTGGCGCGAGCTTTCGAACTGGTTGCGGCCAATCCGGCTCGCTTGCTTGGGGTCGAGGCGGGACAACTCGCGCCGGGCTTTGAAGCGGACATCGCCTTGGTTGATGCCGAGCGGCCCTGGATTGTCCAGAGCGCCCGCATGGCAGCCAGCGCAGGCAACACGCCGTTCGACGGCCAACCGACACAGGGGCGTGTCACCGCACTGTGGAAGGGCGGAATCGCGATCGATCTCTGA
- a CDS encoding SPOR domain-containing protein, producing the protein MTQTRNQLFVRLAVTTALATTGLAGCTGKVAPTASHSAAKAEVALQKGNGDKAVKHAEAAVLASPRDANSRTLLGNAYLEAGRFQSAAQTFTDAIALGDTGPRTVVSLALAQIGAGDQLSAIETLDRWETSLDAADFGLAIALAGQPQRGVHVLSNAIRGGENTAKTRQNLAYAYALSGQWRAARLMAAEDVPADQVGDRMAEWGALANPRMARIRVARLMGVELQADSGQPVMLALGNSPSVEMLAAETVETEVVVEEPAPSFAFASELPALEEEAQTPFALDTADAGLADAGLSVAEPRKKFALQEVSQPAPVAAAPARRTAAAAPSQSAFAPAPSIALAKGDYNIQLGSYFSMSDAQEGWRKFQTMYPELADAEKVITKARVNGKIYYRVAAAGYARNSAQGLCSSVKGKGGGCIAYASTNPLPGHMGNAAIMVASR; encoded by the coding sequence ATGACGCAGACCAGAAACCAACTCTTCGTCCGTTTGGCGGTAACCACAGCTTTGGCGACGACCGGCCTGGCCGGTTGTACCGGTAAGGTTGCACCAACTGCATCGCACTCGGCCGCCAAGGCTGAAGTTGCCCTGCAGAAGGGCAATGGCGACAAGGCCGTAAAGCACGCCGAGGCGGCAGTCCTTGCCAGCCCGCGCGATGCAAACAGCCGCACGCTGCTTGGCAACGCCTATCTTGAAGCGGGCCGATTCCAGTCCGCAGCCCAGACATTCACCGACGCGATCGCGCTCGGTGATACCGGACCGCGCACTGTCGTGAGCCTTGCTCTGGCGCAGATCGGAGCAGGCGACCAGCTCAGCGCAATCGAAACACTCGATCGCTGGGAAACATCGCTTGATGCAGCAGACTTCGGCCTTGCAATCGCACTTGCCGGTCAGCCGCAGCGCGGCGTCCATGTCCTGAGCAACGCAATTCGCGGCGGTGAGAATACTGCCAAGACCCGCCAGAACCTTGCCTATGCCTACGCTCTTTCGGGCCAATGGCGTGCAGCGCGCCTGATGGCTGCTGAAGACGTGCCTGCCGACCAGGTCGGTGACCGCATGGCGGAATGGGGTGCGCTTGCAAATCCGCGGATGGCACGCATTCGCGTCGCCCGTCTCATGGGCGTAGAGCTTCAGGCCGATAGCGGTCAGCCAGTGATGCTGGCGCTCGGCAACAGTCCGAGTGTCGAGATGCTCGCAGCTGAAACTGTCGAGACAGAGGTCGTGGTTGAAGAACCCGCCCCGAGCTTCGCTTTCGCCAGCGAACTTCCGGCTCTCGAAGAAGAAGCACAAACACCGTTCGCTCTCGACACCGCCGATGCAGGCCTCGCCGATGCGGGCCTTTCCGTCGCCGAACCGCGCAAGAAGTTTGCTCTTCAAGAAGTGTCCCAGCCCGCTCCGGTGGCAGCAGCCCCGGCTCGGCGCACTGCCGCAGCAGCGCCTTCGCAGTCCGCTTTCGCCCCTGCCCCCAGCATTGCCCTGGCAAAGGGTGATTACAACATCCAGCTCGGCTCGTACTTCTCGATGTCCGATGCGCAGGAAGGCTGGCGCAAGTTCCAGACCATGTATCCCGAACTGGCCGATGCCGAGAAGGTCATCACCAAGGCACGCGTGAACGGCAAGATCTACTACCGTGTTGCCGCGGCAGGTTACGCAAGGAATTCGGCGCAGGGTCTGTGCTCTTCGGTCAAGGGCAAAGGTGGTGGTTGCATCGCCTACGCCTCAACCAATCCGCTGCCCGGGCACATGGGCAACGCAGCAATAATGGTCGCATCGCGCTAA
- a CDS encoding ParA family protein: MRVLALASQKGGSGKTTLSGHLAVQAQRAGAGPVVLIDIDPQGSLADWWNEREAELPAFAQTTVARLANDLAVLRQQGFKLAVLDTPPAITMAIQSVISVAELIVVPTRPSPHDLRAVGATVDLCERAGKPLIFVVNAATPKAKITSEAAVALSQHGTVAPITLHHRTDFAASMIDGRTVMEVDPESRSAAEVTALWKYIADRLEKNFRRTVFAAPNAQAAQPGAYRPAGGFGRRVAQ, translated from the coding sequence TTGCGTGTACTGGCATTGGCATCGCAGAAGGGCGGATCGGGCAAGACCACGCTCTCCGGACATCTAGCCGTTCAGGCCCAACGAGCGGGCGCAGGCCCGGTCGTTCTGATCGACATCGACCCGCAAGGTTCGCTAGCTGATTGGTGGAACGAACGTGAAGCGGAACTTCCCGCATTCGCACAAACCACCGTCGCTCGGCTCGCAAACGACCTTGCAGTTCTACGTCAGCAGGGCTTCAAGCTCGCTGTGCTGGACACGCCCCCGGCAATTACCATGGCTATCCAGTCGGTGATTTCGGTGGCTGAACTCATTGTAGTTCCGACACGTCCCAGCCCGCACGATCTGCGCGCTGTCGGCGCAACGGTCGATCTTTGCGAACGTGCTGGCAAGCCGCTGATCTTCGTGGTCAACGCAGCTACGCCGAAAGCCAAGATCACTTCGGAAGCTGCCGTCGCGCTGTCGCAGCATGGCACGGTCGCACCGATCACCCTTCACCACCGCACCGATTTTGCCGCCTCGATGATCGATGGCCGTACGGTGATGGAAGTCGACCCCGAAAGCCGCTCGGCTGCCGAGGTTACCGCATTGTGGAAATACATTGCGGATCGGCTCGAAAAGAATTTCCGCCGCACCGTGTTCGCCGCGCCCAACGCGCAGGCTGCACAACCAGGTGCCTATCGTCCCGCCGGTGGCTTCGGCCGTCGGGTCGCCCAGTAA